CCCCTAGCTTCGACAAGCATTCCAATACATTTTACCTAACTGGATGTCGGAAACTTcccacctcccagcactttggaacacACCGttagaacccaccaacatgcagtccccaatgtggtggtgcaccatctacctggaaaataaTAGTTGGTtgaggtcatccagttgtggtgacacatgttCAGTCAAAGGTGAAGGTCTGCAGTAATTGACCTCtcgaagaaaaatggaccaatgatttgaGCACACATGAtccaacaatgtgattaaaaactttgataaccactagGGGTGGTTTCGGTAAAAATCTGGCgattacgatacaaatcacaatactaggatcacgatacgatatatcacgatatatcatgatatatcatgatactgttaaaaaggcaattttttgtacctccgccaaggaggttatgttttgccagggtttgtttgttggttagttagcaacataaactgaaaaagttatgcacagatttgggtgaaattttcaggaaatgttgatactggcacaagtaacaatgattaaattttggtggcgatcgggggggactgatctgccttggtgaggtctgcgctctccgagtgcttttctagtttgtttctttttttaaatgattatttccttgaagaattgaattacacccgaaatctgcacaaatactgaacacatttttattggatcacaacaggatctaatgataTTTTACAGAacgttcctgtgttaaaacttataAACTtacttttacagacattacagtttaagatcctgttcaaatattcatattctattgttcagaactaacatcagagcattatttttgtgcaatcccaacaaaggactAACATCTTCCTctgtcagacagtaaaaagtgcttttaagatgcttcaaataaccattattaataaaatagtgttgaataataataaatcaaatataaacaaaaaagaaaaaaaaacaaaacataaatgaacctccacaacagctgcatttgaataaatacctaaaaatattagtacagtacttttttaatatcgatacagtgctgTGAATGAAATATCATTATATATCACAGaattgatattttctaacacccctaataacCACTGgatacatagaacaaatctaataaacatctcatcaattgcttttgtgatattttttttaaattgtaaagagactttgtggacaccctgtagatcAACATGAGACCAGTACAAACCAGTGCCTTAAAGGTACAAAAACTGCTGCTGAGTCCACAGTGTAACCTGGATCTGTGTCAGCCTGTCAGTCTCTGCATGGGCTAATCAATACACCTCCGACTCGCTGCTGTGTTTGCACCGACTCCCTGCATTTATTCAGCTGCTTTTCTGTTTTGCTGCACCAGTCGGTCCTCTGGCTCCAACGCTACTCTGCCATTCCACAAACACTGCCCAGAAACTCTGTGTCACAGCAGCACAGAGCAGCGAGAAAGAGGGGCGTCTTAAAGTGTTCACGACAGAGACTGAAGAGAAGACAGGAATGGAAAGGTAAAACCAGGAGGGACGGAGCCACATGGATCCTAGGCCTCATCATAACACAGCctgcacactcacaaacacaggaAATCCATCCCATCAACAACCTGCCCACATATACTGGTTTGACAATACAAGCTGGAGTTAGAGACGATAACAAAACAACAGCTGTCTGTCTTAGAAGAGAATAATGTCAGTTAACAGCGACTAATTGACATTATTTCAgctcaaaaggacagaaaaccaAGCAAATTTGCAAATATCTCTAATCCTTGGAAAATACATCCATCTCACTAACATGAAAGCATCATGGTTGTTTTAACTACTTacatccacccccccaccctgaagcagaggcaatgggtattgtttttggtttggtttgtatgttcatttgtttacactctagcagcaaacctattggttgaattcatactaaattgggtttatagattgccagtgacccagaatagatgtgattacattttgagaaaagtaggtcaaagttaaaattttttcatgatttttttaatccccccccaacaccacacacacacacacacacacacacacacacaccacatttacttataatggctgaaatttcacacatcaataactagaaaagcactcggagagtacagtcctccaccaaagcagatcagcccccccgatcacaccaaaatttcatcagtggttccttgtgccagtatcaacatttcctgcaaatttcatcaaaacccatccataactttttcagtatgttgctaactaaccaataaacaaacaaaccctggcaaaaacataacctccttggcggaggtaaaaacatccattttgttttaatttacttcagacatggcatatatatagaggcaattgatatgctgacatcatcacatgcatagacatgatgacatcagctgaatcgatgctaaaataagctggaatatgtgcgaggggcagggtttgttgtgcctggcaccatttgttttgactataaaaagcaTAGAAAATATACTGTGAATGAGCCCTttggcccatttttccagagcactttgaACTTTCAAactctagcaatcatttacaatttactgtatgttgtaattctgctaaaacagcttcttctccagcgtctagtacaggcatgagtgaaattaccataaagagccaataaagcctataaagtgcaacgtctcaggtttaagaaacagttggaatttttccaatagCCCAAACAGTGGAAGTGTTACAGCCattcaaactgcatatgcacagggtgtgtcaacGATGACATATCAGGTTTTCAAGAGTTAACTAGTATTTCAGCTTTTCCTGAATTACGTAAAATGTTCTTCTATCCAACGAGAATGAACTGAATGATATTATTGGATGTATCGGCCTCTTGTTCTAGGAAAGTGTTGTTTGCTCTAGAAAAAATTCCCAGAATAAATAGATATTGGAAATGTGAAGTTATCTTTGGAGCAGGGCTTTCATTTGttttagtgattaaaaaaaaaaaaactggcagtgTTGATAGAAAAAGGCCTTGGGTGTTGGAAAAAGCCCGACGTTAAAACAAGCCTACTCATATGTAAGAATGTCATAAAGCAGGGAAAACAAACGGAGATGGAGGAAGGAAATGTACAACTTCATAAGCTTTACTTCATGTAAAAGGCCCAAAGCCAGTGGAGGTGAGCCAGGTTTAATGGAGTGCTGGATTATCTCCCGCTGTGCAGAGATTTGTCTTCATGAAGCAACCCTTCACTCATCACTGGACCACCAGCAGGACCAGCTGCGCAGGCACAATCAACCATATTCATGGCATTCGCTCAGTAGGGAGAGAGTTCAGTTCAGCTCAGCCTGCCAACAATTTAGCATTTTGGTGAGCTCTTTCAGTTGCCTAATTTCAACTCCCTTGTTCTCTTGGGCAGTTGGTCTTTCCAGAGGAAAAtgccaaaacaaagaaaatttataTGAGCCTATCTGTGCAGATTTAAATCTAACTAAAAGTATTGTTATGGTTAATGTGCTTGTTTGTTCGACATGTGAACTTGATAATGTGATGACAAATGTATGAAAAAACCTCTATGAAAGGATAATCTTGACTTATTTGCTCAGTTTGTCTGTTATAATAACTAGTGTTGGGGAGTAACGTGttgcaaaagtaatgcattaaagtaacagattactttttgctataATGCAGTAATGTAAGGCATTGCTAATCAATAGTGAtataatatgaaaatttcatatcacagttattgtgaccagaattatgACGGTTATCATTTATTATCGCTGGTATtcttgaaatgtgctcaaaattttcaaaaagtactaatacacacactgaaataattcaaccaagttctattttggaaaaaaaaaaaaaaacacttataaaactagaagcactcggagagtgcagacctacgccaagggctgatcagtggccccccccgtgggcccccccacccccgatcaccacccaaaatttaatcatttcttccttatcccatttccaacaaaccctgaaaatttcatcaaaatctgtccataactttttgagttatgttgcacactaacggacagacaaacaaacaaacaaacagacaaacaaacaaaccctggcaaaaacataacctccttggcggaggtaataataggcacaatgtactttctgctggcagaaacattaaaatattaacatgtaaaactCAAACATACACATGCATTAAAGacagcaccttatggccattgtttgaccatttcccATATcaggtttgagttgttttagtttcttttacatAGATAAatagtgtctctctctctctctctctctctctctgtgcgctTGGaccgggtctctctctctctctctctgtgtgcggtaatcaaacacggttatcaagataattagaatttaaacagtaatactaaccatcgggaattttaccgtggtttatcgtcaTACCGATAACCGTTACATCtctactaatcaattttcagtaatattttgctCTGTACATGTTAAATagcacttgtgttacaacacacttttcacccataatttaattgctcaaatgaaaaaaaaaaaaaaacaaaacctaaaaaaaaactaaacagcaAGACCTTGaggccttaaggaatcaaaaatgtgtctgtacagttctatttcctgttggtgttcagccaacgggtgcagacagcagaagacagtccaatgtccacatggacgtatgctcattactaaccctaaccctgatttaCAGAAgatagttagcatgatccctgtcaTCAGCAATGAcgaggtaagctaatgtttctaggactagttacaattctttatcaattgcggatttatctacaatgtcccctgtttgaacatgtaaaatgttgaaaaaaatccaagcgttcctgctgggattcaaacgtcatagactgtagcattacttactgagctatctgtccacatgtacttcaggatgcaaatttatgcatccaAAGGCTCTGCTATCACCTGTATCCTGTCTCTACTGCACACGCACCATTTATGactagagtctgtatgtaactcaaaagtaatacaagagtcatgtcacacattacaattctgacagtaatattgtaaggtaaggaattacttttaaacagtaacaagtaatctgtaatgtattacagtttggaagtaacttgcacaaaacTGATGATAACTGCCCTCACCTGagttcagtaaaaacaaaaaatgaagaatgaAAGGACGAGTGTCATCTGAAGCCAAAAACAACTCGAAATGCTATTCTCTGATGTAAACCCTGTATCAAGAAAGTATTTCGCAAAGCCTCCCACATTGCTGCAAGTACCTGCTCATACACCCCTGCacagttacaaacacacacacacacacacacagatagatgtgaGCTTACAACAACACATACCTCTGTTGAAGTCCAGTTTGGCCACTTGCAGAGCGTAGGCCTCACACTCTTTTTTACTGAAGCTGAAAATGATGACGGGCTGGAAGTTCCTCTCCATGATCATTTTGACTATTTTGAACACACTGGATGGACCTGGAGAAAACACAGGCATGtgagcacatgaacacacattgtacagggttcatacacattttttgagGCAGAATTCAAGCACTATTAAGGGtccttttcaattttttttccaagacagcaccttatcactgggataaaacacatatctacagacatatacaggggttggacaaaataatggaaacacctaacattgtggcatcatagaaggtgtttccattattttgtccaacccctgtatatactcatgagtgtaggtttttttcactttttatcacaatgatgtacattgtattatgctacaaacatctaaaatgatgtttcataatagcaaaagaTTAGAAATTAAAGATCAACACAAAGTTTTACGCAAAagaagggaagccacttggtgttcttctgGTACACTCtcactgagacaaagattaagataaaaatgtccctgaagtcgacctgagagcacgtGGGAATTTTCTTTGTTTGACATAAAATTAGGTCtggcttgccatctaacctggcagagttaatataaaaaacacatgaatacaTACATTGAAGCGTTGTACTACCTAGTTTAGCCCCACTCTCAGGACACCATTAAAGTTCCACTGATTCAGATTTAGGATTTATTGCAGCAGTGGAACATGATATTCATAGGCATGTCTTCATTCATGTATAATCATATGAAGTCAACCATATTATTTCTACAGCTGCTCTAAATAGACTTCACGTTCTCATACATATGAGTCACATCacaaagttataattgcaagcactttcaagcacttgaaACTACAagtcaagcacttttcagacattaaaaacacaacactgaaattaaagcattttcaaggatttcaagcacccgtacgaaccctgaTTATGGTGTGAGTTGTGACTgtatctgtgtttttctgttacaTATGACACATACACACCTTTAGTGCCTCCTTTCCGTCCTCTCGGATCCCACTTGCCTCCACTGCTGCTCCCAGAATCCCCAGCGTCTCGCAGGACCTGCATAGCTGTGTTGAAATTGTCTTCTCTGAAGTCTCCCTGAAGAAAAATACACACAGATGTTACACCACACCACTCATGAAGGACTAATACCAAAGGTAATCAGTGTGAAAGAGAAGCTCCACTCCTAAACAGGACAATCAGACACTGAAGACCGTCACACCCCCTCAGATCAGGTCCATAATGCTCAATAATTCCACTAGGTTGTGGATACACAAACTGAAGCATATGTACACATCGTGGCCAAAAAGTGtttccacctggatttaactaagcaaatagttcacatccttccactggataattacagctgtgattaatatgtttcagctacgACAAGGTCTTTAACACTAAGCAGCTCCTCATTTCTTACCTATTCATTTGCTAGGGGGCATTAAAATTGGACAATACCAAGATTCATCAGGCTCAATTTGTGAAAGAGCGGTTCAGAGACAACGAGACACcactttcacacatggattagccaccccagagtccagacctgaaccccactggtAACCTTCAAGATGTGTTAAAGAAGAATCCATCACCAACACAAGATCATGGTGAAAAATCCCTAACTCtggatgtaaaaaaataaaaaaaaataaaaattgatcttttttttttttttttttggacgagTTGTGCATGCCCTAAAAAAAAATACCATGACCCCACAtcagtactttattttaccaggcaaAATCAATTGaaaacagcttctcatttacaatgatgacctggcaagaggccccaagagacaaaaacaaagacaaaacaaaagaaaacagataaaaggaaacagtacagaTTAATCCAAGACTCGCAACCACTGGTGAAGAgacaatgaagttaaaaacagcataaataacTACTAGAGTGTATGGGGAGAGAGCAGAAGGGGAGTCAACATGTTAGTTCTAGGATTCAGATGAACATttttacgtcttttttttttaaagctcagTCTATAGTCTTAATAACATCAGTTCCATTATCAGACAGAGTATGAACACATGTCAAATATGGGAGATATAAATATATCTGAAATAAACATATGCTGGAATGGTTTACAGATTGGCAACAAATTGGTTTTGTCTATAGACTTTGTCATGTCATGATTATTTTTAGACCTGTGACAGTCCTCATctctgaaaaacataaaaaagtcaaaaagtgCAATATCTCCTGATGGTgaataatcctttaaaaaaaaaaaaaaaaaaaatcgacaaCTGGGATCCAGATCTGGATCATCTCGGAGGACTCAGACATAGAAAAGACTGACTTTGTGTAAATCTTCAGGCCAAAATGTGTCATAGATTTGGACTTACAGAAACAGAAATACTCAAGGATAATAATAAAGGTATTACCACTTAAAATTCACTGTGTAGAGAGGTGGTGCACTTACATTCTCATCCACTACCAGATGGAGTCCATCGCCCCCTGCTGGAAATATATAATGTTGCAGTGGAGTGGGACGGTAGTCTGTGTACACTACATGGCAAGGCTgcaaaagacatgaaaaacacTAAAATGAATGACTATACTTCAGCTCTATAAACAGCAGTTAATCTGTTTTTGTGTCCGAAAGTGCTCATCCTTCATTCTCTAAGTCTGGTCGCAGACGGGCTACCTGCTTATGTAGGTGGCAAATCCATTCAGCAAACTGTCTGGCATTGGGGATGGTGGCGGACAAGAATACATAATGCACGTTGTCAGGAAGAAGAATGATGGTCTCCTCCCACACCACACCACGCTCTGAGGCACAGCAAAAGCAAAAGCGGATTAAAACAATATTATGAAGCACAGTAATGTTACATAGTTAAAGTATAACTTCAGCCCACTCTGAGAGATGCATGTTTCTGAAAACTGCTAATAAGTTATCACGAGACAGAAAGGAGGGTGAACCCAGAGGTGATCTTAAACTCACCAATGATTCCTCACAGAAACTTTGGTGTTGTTATGCTTTACCTCGAATTCAAAGTGACAATTTTCTGATTGAGGCAGCAATTTTATGAAGTAAGATCAGCTCCTGATGCCTGGAgcaagcttcagtctgagctccatctacaaacagcgattcctttgactgattttaaagagagcgttaaaactctggaatcaagactgttggtctgtaaatgtttcaacTGATTGTACGTGTTTTTTCTACGCTTGCAAattcttttattattgtaaaactgtaatgatgtgactgtTTTGCTGCCGTCTTGGCCAGGTATATCTTGAAAAGAGATCCCAcatctcaatgggaccaacctggttaaataagggttaaataaaaatacaaattcacTGCCCATGTGCGAGTCTGATGGATATGAATGGGGTGATATAAAGGCTTCAGTTCAACCAGTCAGGTTTCCACACAAAAAGCACATCTCTGATTAAAGACCGTCAACatgttgaggttttttttctacAAAGTAAACCATTGACATCAACGTGAAGCTGAGAAGGCTGACGGTTGTTTTAGAGCAGGAATTTGCagattttaatgtgtattattgtaagCACTGATGCGTTTCATTACAATTAAGTCTTATAATTCAGTTTATAGCTCAAAATCCTTTAATAAAGCATCTGTGCTCACTGTGTTCTTTCCTTACCTGCATCTCTCATGTAGTGAATCTCGTCAAATATGACCCACGCTACTTCCCTCATGATTTCAGAGCCTCGGTAAAGCATGCTCCTCAAGATCTGAAAGAGAGAGCAGTTACAGAGTCTGACCAAGTTTTCAGCTGCAAACACCTACTTGTGTTTGACATTTTGTTCTTCTGACTTTGAATTAAATCACAAACACCACACCTCTGTTGTCATGACGAGACAGGAGGCGGTGGGGTTGATGGTCACATCTCCAGTCATCAGTCCTACGTCCTGGAACTCTTCATACATCTCCCTGTATTTCTGATTGGACAGGGCTTTGATGGGGCTGGTGAAGATCACCCTCTGCTTTTCTCTGAGGGCCAGGGCTATGGCATATCTACAAGAAGATGACATGACCACATTTAATTAAGGCAAAGTGTACTACTACATGCAAAGGATAGAAGCAGCTGCACCATTCTGCTTGTCTATTGTTTTTAACAATGATCTTTGACTGTGATATAATGACTatctttcaaaaaatatataGTATCAAAATACACGTCATGGTTATTAAGGACACTCACTCAGCACAAACAGTTTTGCCAGCAGACGTGTGTGCAGACACAAGCACAGACTGGTTATTATCAATACACAGGATGGCCTCACGCTGGAAAGGGTCAAGAACAAAAGGATACTCCTGCAAGACAAGAAACCATAtgaactttaaaaaaacaatcctggtccattattatttatttcatttcaagcTGCAAAACattattaattaaattaaacaagCTCAATGGTATGATATGATGCAGTATTTTTGTGCTGTGGTTTCAGGGCTAATTTTacatggtttattttttttcccgttTCCAGCCTTGATACAGATTATAAAGGTTATACCACTGGATACTATTCTACTGTGAACACACTAAGTTAATCATAAGGATCCAACCTACCTTAGCTGCCTTTCCCACTCTAGGTTTGAGAGGTTTATATTCTTCATATGAAGGCAGAGCAACCTATTAGGCAAAGACACAAATAATTAAttatcattttaatttttaaattcaaaaatttaaattcaaCTTTGATAAGCTTTTGGTAATACCTCATGGGAGCATCCTTCCACCGTCTCAACTGGCTCTACTTTGACTTGGGGCATAAACTCTGCaagactgaaaacaaaacaaatcttaCCTCCAGAGCGTATTCCTAAGCATAAGAcagtacatacattttttttttgcattatatatTCTTATAATTAATGTGTAATAAGCAATCCAACAAGTTAGCACAGTGTTCAACTATCAGGCTTACTCTATCTCATATCATTAGACTGTAACAACATATAAGTCCAGCAAAGACTGACAGAGTAAAAAGGCATTTGTGCATCAACTCACTTCAGGTCATTAGAAGAGGCTGCCTCATGCCGAGCCTTCTTCCCAAGCATCACCTCCTCTCCACCATCACTGTCTGCCTCCCTCTTGCCTCGAGCAGAAGGACCAGCATCCCTATCAGATCCATTTTTACTTATAGATTTTCTGGAGTAGACAGACACACAAGACAGTATTTAGTTGAGTTTGCCCGCATTTCATTTACTCAAATGTACAAAGTCAGCTTGACACTTAGCTTAAAATCTCCCTATCTTTGTGaatatttgtgggtttttttatacAATCAACTAAGAACTGAAGGCAACAGAAAGTTAATAGTAAAGTTGTATAATATCGCTATAGACTGTAAAACAGGGAAATCACTCACATAATTGTGATTAGAaggaaagaatgaaaataaagcaaaacTACTGTTAAAAATCTCCCGACAAGTTAGTCATTTGATATTATTGATACCGTATGTATTCATGTGTTGACTGACTTTTTGTTTCCTGAAGAAGCTATTTCATCAAAACTGAGCTTTTTTGTTTGTGGATTCACATTTGTGAATCTTATATTTATCAACAAGTTAAGTCGCATGAATAAAAAGGGACATTCACAGCAACCACACATAATATTtctacaaaaaaaagtaaaattcgagGAAGTGTTGTTAGTTATAAACGTTATAATCTTTCCACAGACCATATGTACCTGGAGGAGTTAGCATTGTTAGCTAACTTGTCAAAGCCCACATAAGTCTACGTTCAGGTTCACTTCGTGTGACCGAACATAAATATTCCACACATCGTAAATCATTAGTGGAAATCAAATAGTTTACCCTATTTCAGGAGCTGCAGAGGATGGTGCTTTTTTGCTTGTAGTAGTTGGTTGATCATCGTCAAACACGCTGAACAATCCATCACCAAAGGCGTCCGCCATGATTACTAGGGGCACACTTCCCACAATTCAACACGCGGCTGCGCAGTAATACTTCCGCTACGGCAGCCGCGTTGCCCAAAAGGTTTTCTAGCCTGTCATGATTACGAAGAGAGAACATTTTAGGGTTTTTTAGCTCATTAGTTATTCATCATTCTTTCAATACGTATTGCCGATGAATTGTGACTCGTATAGCACCCGCAGACAGGCAGTGTTGTGGATTTTAAATGggtggaaagaagaagaaatcagCGGCGGCGGCTGCTCCAGTGGCTCCGGCAGCAGCAGCGGGTCGGACCGGTCCATCTGCAGCGGGGAACGGCGTGGCAGAGGAAGCGAAAAAGCAACCAGCCAGCAACAAAAGCACTAAAGCAGCCAAGGAGAACAAGTCTAAAGGTGATGTTTGTTATTGCAGCTGCACGACCATGTAATTTAAGTAAAACGTCACTGTAATATTCACGCGCAGTCACGTACAAGTGAGTGTATGCACTCAAGCTAGCACATCATGAAGCCCATTCTATCAACCAGCTGTGCCTTTAGTGCCACATACCATAATGGTGTTTGTAGATCATGTCATTTTTGGACTAGAGGATACTTTACTGCGTCTTGTTAAACTGTCATGAGCATCCATACACCCTTTTCAACCCCAGACATTAATGTTGAAAACAGTTGCAGCCTTTCCTCCACAGTCCCATGTTTATTGTCAAGGTCCAAAAATGACataattatctgttttttttaatcctacaGCTCCCAAAACATACAGTCTTGCTAACACAGCACAAGTTGACACAGGAATCTCTGACAAGTCCATTCTTAAAGTAAGTTATTTGTCCAGTGAGTCTTGTTTACACTTTGTAGAATTGCAGCACTGTCTATGCCAGgggttattttagttcaggggccacattcagcccaatatgatctgaagaggaccagaccagtaaaataataataataataataataataataataataataataataataataatgataataactactttatttatatagcacctttaaaactgagtttacaaagtgctttggcagacaaagcaaaagtgcacaacagcagaataaaaacatagcaaatAACACAACATAATAAAAGAGATGAGT
This region of Sphaeramia orbicularis chromosome 12, fSphaOr1.1, whole genome shotgun sequence genomic DNA includes:
- the LOC115430294 gene encoding exosome RNA helicase MTR4-like codes for the protein MADAFGDGLFSVFDDDQPTTTSKKAPSSAAPEIGKSISKNGSDRDAGPSARGKREADSDGGEEVMLGKKARHEAASSNDLNLAEFMPQVKVEPVETVEGCSHEVALPSYEEYKPLKPRVGKAAKEYPFVLDPFQREAILCIDNNQSVLVSAHTSAGKTVCAEYAIALALREKQRVIFTSPIKALSNQKYREMYEEFQDVGLMTGDVTINPTASCLVMTTEILRSMLYRGSEIMREVAWVIFDEIHYMRDAERGVVWEETIILLPDNVHYVFLSATIPNARQFAEWICHLHKQPCHVVYTDYRPTPLQHYIFPAGGDGLHLVVDENGDFREDNFNTAMQVLRDAGDSGSSSGGKWDPRGRKGGTKGPSSVFKIVKMIMERNFQPVIIFSFSKKECEAYALQVAKLDFNRDEEKRLVEEVFNNAVDCLSDEDKKLPQVEHVLPLLKRGIGIHHGGLLPILKETIEILFSEGLLKNTDLTSTAGYDAIIQYHSDCRRTCKEVEEFMKARRRFVGACFGLGVGWCPAESCSTLAVVPGSAAAWLRLARLNTLASLTSAGAKHERRGQKLEEFREKQREARKKVCTFTSSVEETYEQKCRDKEEADQNVNRNTNNTKHMTAYAKAQQAKQNAEEAGTLKKNSSSVPPHLHLDLGKEMCKK